CCCTGTGGTTAAAGAAACAGGTGATAACTCATCCGTACGACAGTCCTAATGTACCTTATGCTCATAGaggacattttattgttatgTATCACCTTATCAATGTCtacaatgatgaaatctcaaAAATATTCATAAGGCCAACCAGCAATGTTCTAGAAGAGCTGCTTTGAAGAGCGATAGTCTGTTGATGCCACAAAAGCCAAACTTGATTACAAACACCATCAGACCAGCTGACTGCTAGTTAAACATGTATGCTATTGTGCAAGTAAAGCATTCAGCAGATGATTTTGGATGACTCCAGTTTATCAAACATTAAATCTAAAAACAGAGACTATGTGGTCTTTAGAGAGAAGAATAATAGTAGGCTTGCAGATGAGTGCATCTGAGGAGTGCACCCCTACTTCAGTTTCCTGCAGTTCTCCTGCTATGCTGAAGGGTAGGGGGGCATTAGACCATAAAAGAGTCCCTTTTGGATCACCGATCTGCACTATAACACTAAACACTGAGCCAGTCAGGTCCAGGCCACTCTGCGGGAGATGGCCTGTTTGCAGCTCTCTGGGTCCACGCTGGCAGCGGGCCACAGGGCTTTCTCCAGCCCGATCAGCAGGTTCTGGTGGCTCTCGGTGATGTTGACCGGGTGCCGGGCCCTGAGCAGCTCGTAGGCGGCGACGAGCCTCATGTTGTGCCGGACCATGAGGTACTGGATGACGCAGGTCGGGGCGAGGGAGTAGCCGTCGCGGCAGTGCACCAGGACACGCCGCCTCTTCTCGGCGGACGCCGCGATGCACTCGTTGATGTCCTCGAAGCTGCGCCGCTCCAGGGCGGGGTCTCGGTCCCCGAGGTCCACCTTCAGGCGGGACCAGGTGTGCCGCGCCCGGCGGGAGCAGGTGCAGGGGACCAGGCAGAGGCTGCTCTCCCCCGGAAGGCTGCTCATGTCCACCACGCTGTCGATGTTGTTCCGGCACAGCGTGCGGCCGCTGTAGGCCGCGTTGACGTTCCCCACGTAGATGCAGTCCGTCACCTTGGAGATGACCGGCTCAGAGTGCTGGAACTGCTCCGTGCCGCCCTGCTTGGGTTCTGTGGCCTCTTCCCCTCTGCCCCCAGCACCGCCCACTCccaccccggccccgcccccagctctGCCCCTTCGGCTGCGGTTGCGCCATTTCTTGGAActggagcgagagggagggttGGAGTCTgactctgagctgctgttcCAGGGGGGAGAGAAACGAGAGAAGGCGCTGGAGGActtgttcttggagagggagagtggcTCCACGGGACTGGAGAGGCCCGAACTGGAGGCTGTGGTGGACCCTGACGCACAGAACAACGACGCCCTCTCCAGGGAGCCAGTACTGCTGGCAGCTCCTGCACTGTGGGCCTGCTCCATCTGAACGTAGgtatacagacgcacacagatacagtcagatgcacacagacacacacacatacagacagatacagacacagccaAGGCAACATTGAGAAGACTACTAATTAAAATACTGAGAGTAGAGGAAAAACACTAGCCATAATGAAAATCTAGAGCTGATTTTggaactatatatatatatacatatatatatatatatatatataggcctgTGTCAAGCAATGGCCTAGACTGCAGACATGCTAATGGCATTAAAAAAGAATTCAAGGCTTTTTGAgcctttttttcagcatttttaaatgtttttttcactgtCCACTGATCAAGTTGACTCTTTTTGACATGACAGGCAGATTTAAGCGGAATCAAACCACCTTTACAGAACAAGATAAAAATCAAATGCTGCTACTAAACAGTCAGACAAGGAGGTACTGTTGAGTTTGCACAGCTGGATTACAATTACAGATTAGGAGAGAGCATCAGACAGTACAGATGGAGCTAGCGAGCCAATGGGCAACCAAATATTTACCTGGGATAACAGCACGAGCTGCAGGTCAGCAACATACCTGTCTTACCTGGGTAATGAGGTACCATGTGCAGAGCAGGTGAGTAGCTCACCTGGGCTTTGAAGTTGTTCTTCCACTCCTGCGTCTCCAGGGCCTTGAGGGAGACGCTGCTGTCAGAGGAGACGGAGAGGCAAAGCGGCCGGTTGGCACGGGGAGGCAGCTGGGGGGAGAGCGCCATGGCGACCTGCCGCTGCTCTGGCTGTTCCTGCCTGCTCATGAGGAGGTTTGGACAGGAGCctgatgcacgcacacagagggGATAGTCAACACCGGGGTCATCGGGGCAGGCCAATGCCACGCTTTTTCCACCTCAGTGAATTAATGAAAATTACAGTACGGTTTTAGTGAACTGCCATTAGTTCAAAACATGGCTTccttggggctgctggatggctcctTTGGTTAAGGCACCGTGCTGTGGTGCGTGGGCGAGCCTCACGGCCTCGGATGGAACCTGGACAGTGCCAGAgccaactgtggctggtagctccatagggaGGTATGCAATTGGCGCCTGTGTTGCCCAGGGAATGGTAGGGTTCAGTCAGATAGGGTTTCTCGTGCATTTCTACATTGTGATCACCGTGGGTCGATGATAGATTGACAGTAGGCTGCAGtcaaagccacatatgaaaggtcttcctcctaCGCCACTATacgtctgcagtgtgaaaagaagcatctgggaCACCACGTGTTTCGGAAGTTGTCTACACTCTCGCGAATGCTCAGCCGCATTTTGGGCAATAttgccattttcagttttacatcCTGAATGAAACTTTGCTTAAACTTCCTTTCCTTTATAATGCACCTTCACCACAACACTACAGAATTTCTCCATGACTTTTGAAATCACATCATTTTTATCAATATGCGTGCAAAAGGGGTAAACTTTATTACCTTATATTTTTTGActtgacccccgccccccccccccccccccccgactatCCATTGCTCCTCATAACCTGAATGCTCTCATTCTTAAAAATCGTGCTGCATTGCacatatgcctgtgtgtttcccaAATAGCAAGTGTCAAACAGTATCCAAGGTCCCACAGCTCAGCAAATGGACCATCGTCCCCAAAGTTAAACATTAACATAGGAAACGCCAGCGAGCTGCTGCCGTTCTAGATTAACAATGCTCCaggaaaatgtcattatttgcATATGTCACTAAAGCTAGCTAATTAGCACTGATAAGCTGTCTTTCCTATATGACAGAGTACAGTAAAAGCATGAAGTTTTGAATCGATTTACAGTTCTGACACGGTTGTACAGACCTGCTTCAATAAAGCAGTACTGCTGCAAATTTCAAACAAGTTTAATCACACACTTCCACTACAAATGCCTAGAATTAGCCCTGTCTTCCCAAACAGAGCAATTACAATAAGACAACTTACCAGTAGCACATTCTGATCGTGTTATGGCTGACTGTAAACCACCATGGATCTTGAAAGTATTTTGAAGATGTTTGCCTATAAAACAAGAGAACACTACAGATGTTGGACCTACTGTGAAATAATTAAGACACAGATTCAttcaaattaacaaaatataacactcgaaaaaaatgaagacataTTGAGGATTTATTCTgggcttttaaaaacagaacGGTACTTTCCAGGAAGGAACTGCAGTGTCAGATACAAACAGAACCCCACAAAGATCCCACAAAAGAGGTAGACATAATAAAATTTGGtaaataaatgactaaataaacaaaataatgataatggtTAAATAACAGAATGTGTACGTTACAGAACATGCAAGAGAAAATTTCCATAATGATAAGAGAATGACAATATCTACTGTGATAAAGAACACTGATGAACTGATTTTGTGATAGACGTGACTGACATTTTACAtaaggggtgtccaatcttaatctgaaagggccggtgtgggtgcgggtTTTTGTTTCACCCTAGCACTACAATATCCgatttaactatttaactaatcatggtcttcgaTGAAGatcttgataagtagaatcggGGGTCTCagtgttgggctaaaacaaaaatctgcacccacaaCGGCCCTTTTCGTATAAGCCTGTACACACCCCTAAATTACatgatgtagcctatatttgtAATAGACATTTCTATATTTGTAATAGACGTTTTGCATCAAATTTTTTCTAAAAGACTTTTGAAAATAGTATTTACCTGTCCGGCCGTTCCTTTTGGAATTCAGTTTCTTATCCAGCAGCCTAAGTGCAATAAAGTCTTTATTCCATTTGTCTATCGACTCCATTTTCTGGAATGTTGCGGAGAGAAATTTAATTAGCAACATTTATATCAATTGCTAAAATCCATCTAATCAAAGGCATTCTCAGAAATAACTCTACCGATTAACAACCTAAATAACTTGGCTAGATATCTATCCCTTCATTTTGGATGACTTTAATGCCGTTGCCCAGCCATTTGAAACTTGTAGACAACTAGTTTGCAGTCACAGCAAATCGACGTCGGGAAGTTGGCCAACTTCAATGATCACGCATTCTAATGACAACCTAGAGCAAATATACCATTTATCAAGATAAGCTGCATATGAAATACATCACAACGCCATCAAAAAATAAGGAAACTTAAATTCTTTCGCCATTCATCCACTCATTCTATGCAGCAGTGTGGCACACACGAGTAAGAGAAGCTCACGTGCCGAGAAAGGGATTGTGGTCCGATATGAGTCGAAATAACTAAAGGCTGGCTCGGCAAACCCGCTTCCACTATCATTTTGTTAATATTCACAGAAATGTACGATAATGCTTGGTGTGATGATTTTATGCATGTTATAATCATGACCAACAACATTAACTAAAAGAGagataaacataaaaaacagtGACCCAAGTAAAAGTGGGgttcattttatacatttgttgTAAGAACCCACACATCGTGGAATTTGTCATTTATAAATTGGCAGGCTGTATACTTATTGACGCTGTTTGCTATAATTAgtttcatgcatttttcattaaaaagatATATAGACAAATGTGTTGTCAGGCGTGGCTGCTTCTTAAACAATCACCATCAGTTTTATAGCTGTACTTTGTCACCGTTTTGGTGGTTTGTTGAAAATGGCAAATGGTTGGTTCAGCTAGCAGGACAACAGTCTGGGTAAATGAAATCAGTTAAATGTACGTTTACAAAGAAATCcatgttaaaatgaataaattctgGTTTCATAAATAAAGGATTAAAAAAGAGAATTAATGAAATGTTACATGACGGAAGTCTTCCCAATAATGTGTCATGCTGAAGCTACTGATTGGCTGCAGATTTCAGCTTGAAACACCCAGTACCTCTGTGATCTATGATAGGACAAACTCTCAACAGACTCTCAACATGCTGCAGTTCCCTTGTTCTCCATCATCCAAAGATAGAGGAACCCTGTTGAGGGTAGTTATAGCCACCAATCTGAACAtattatattttactgttttaatcTTCTGAATACGCCAATAAGTGCATCTTCAGTTTCAggtgaattattattttgccaATGATCAAGTTCCAGCCTTGGACAGTAAACCACACAGTCAAAATCTGTCTTACCTTTGTCTTACCTTGGAACagagcactgaaataaaatgatggaTGCTTTGTTTACCCTGCTTCTCCAGCTATACGGATCCTGCTAGTTTCCTCGAGTTTGCTCTGTACCACTACTCCTCATGCAGCCACGCAGAAGGGAAGAGACATTAAGTGCAAACATTTACGTAGCGGCCGCACGACTCCCTGTAATTGGACAGATTCACCGCTCTCCAGGTATCCTGGTAACGCAGGCTAAATGGTGATGTCACCTGGATGCGAGCAAGATAAGCACAAGAGGCACTCGAGCCATTGGCCCTACACGAGTGAAGTGCGCACCATGCTTCTCGTGCGAGCAACAGGTGTCCATTTTAAGAAAACAATCACTGTTCTCTGGACTTGCCTCGTCTTGTGTTTCCCTGTTTAAGACAGGGGAAACTAACGATGATCTGATTCTTGGAACTGCATGCATGTTGCCATATAAAGGCAATGCTGTAagcataaattattttgatgcaTATTGCAAATCcctgttttttgtgtgcaggATAGCCTTTATTAGAAGCCTGTAGAGTCT
This region of Anguilla anguilla isolate fAngAng1 chromosome 5, fAngAng1.pri, whole genome shotgun sequence genomic DNA includes:
- the LOC118226761 gene encoding uncharacterized protein LOC118226761, encoding MESIDKWNKDFIALRLLDKKLNSKRNGRTGKHLQNTFKIHGGLQSAITRSECATGSCPNLLMSRQEQPEQRQVAMALSPQLPPRANRPLCLSVSSDSSVSLKALETQEWKNNFKAQMEQAHSAGAASSTGSLERASLFCASGSTTASSSGLSSPVEPLSLSKNKSSSAFSRFSPPWNSSSESDSNPPSRSSSKKWRNRSRRGRAGGGAGVGVGGAGGRGEEATEPKQGGTEQFQHSEPVISKVTDCIYVGNVNAAYSGRTLCRNNIDSVVDMSSLPGESSLCLVPCTCSRRARHTWSRLKVDLGDRDPALERRSFEDINECIAASAEKRRRVLVHCRDGYSLAPTCVIQYLMVRHNMRLVAAYELLRARHPVNITESHQNLLIGLEKALWPAASVDPESCKQAISRRVAWT